From a single Oxalobacter vibrioformis genomic region:
- a CDS encoding YifB family Mg chelatase-like AAA ATPase: MSLAILKSRALTGMEAPEVTVEVHLANGLPSFTIVGLADTEVKEARERVRAALQNARFEFPARRITVNLAPADLPKESGRFDLPIALGILAASGQMPKEKLSHYEFAGELSLSGDLRPIRGALAMTFAMQRSGTASGSRTAFILPSDNAEEASLVDDIAILPANSLLEVCAHFSSNEEEQQLKQHTGRNGFETSSYPDFAEVKGQTQAKRALEVAAAGSHNVLMSGPPGTGKTMLATRFAGILPPMTDEEALESAAVQSLTGHFEASRWKMRPYRSPHHTASGVALVGGGNTPRPGEISLAHCGVLFLDELPEFDRRVLEVLREPLESGHITISRAARQATFPARFQMIAAMNPCPCGYLGHASGKCRCTPDAVARYQSRISGPLLDRIDIQIPVQALDQEELMKPSASESSAAIARRVAQAYALQHHRQGKSNNLLLPPEIDAYCKPDEKGEQLLRQAMVRLNWSARAYHRVLKVARTIADLAEDAHVGQRHIAEAIQYRRALQEP, encoded by the coding sequence ATGAGCCTTGCCATCCTGAAAAGCCGTGCCCTGACCGGCATGGAAGCGCCTGAAGTCACGGTCGAGGTCCATCTGGCAAATGGCCTGCCGTCTTTCACTATTGTGGGGCTTGCCGACACCGAAGTAAAAGAAGCGCGCGAGCGTGTCAGGGCGGCCCTGCAAAATGCCCGCTTTGAATTTCCTGCCAGAAGAATCACGGTCAACCTGGCTCCTGCCGACCTGCCAAAAGAGTCCGGGCGTTTCGATCTGCCCATCGCACTGGGCATCCTGGCTGCATCCGGTCAAATGCCGAAAGAAAAACTCAGCCATTACGAATTTGCCGGCGAGCTCTCTCTTTCCGGTGATCTTCGCCCCATACGCGGCGCACTGGCCATGACCTTTGCCATGCAGCGCTCAGGGACAGCATCGGGCAGCCGCACCGCTTTTATTCTTCCATCGGACAATGCCGAAGAAGCATCACTGGTTGATGACATTGCTATCCTGCCAGCCAATTCATTACTGGAAGTGTGTGCCCACTTCAGTTCAAATGAAGAAGAGCAGCAGCTCAAGCAACACACCGGCAGGAACGGTTTCGAAACCTCATCGTATCCGGACTTTGCCGAGGTCAAAGGACAGACACAGGCAAAGCGTGCACTGGAAGTCGCTGCGGCCGGCAGTCATAATGTGCTGATGAGCGGCCCTCCGGGCACAGGAAAAACCATGCTCGCCACCCGGTTCGCCGGCATTCTCCCTCCCATGACGGATGAAGAAGCCCTTGAATCCGCCGCCGTTCAATCACTGACAGGGCATTTTGAGGCATCACGCTGGAAAATGCGTCCTTACCGTTCCCCGCATCATACCGCTTCGGGTGTGGCGCTGGTCGGCGGTGGCAACACCCCTCGTCCGGGTGAAATTTCCCTTGCTCATTGCGGCGTGCTCTTTCTTGATGAGTTGCCGGAATTTGACCGCCGTGTCCTGGAAGTCCTGAGGGAACCGTTGGAATCCGGCCACATCACCATTTCCCGTGCGGCGCGCCAGGCCACGTTTCCGGCACGTTTCCAGATGATCGCCGCCATGAACCCCTGCCCCTGCGGTTATCTTGGCCATGCCTCAGGCAAATGCCGCTGCACACCTGACGCGGTTGCCCGCTACCAGTCCCGGATATCCGGCCCCCTGCTGGATCGTATTGACATCCAGATACCGGTACAGGCACTGGACCAGGAAGAATTGATGAAACCCTCTGCCAGTGAATCATCGGCTGCCATTGCCAGGCGCGTTGCACAAGCATATGCCCTGCAACACCACCGGCAGGGCAAATCCAACAATCTGTTGCTCCCACCGGAAATCGACGCCTACTGCAAGCCGGATGAAAAAGGTGAGCAGTTGTTAAGGCAGGCAATGGTCCGTCTTAACTGGTCGGCCAGAGCCTATCATCGTGTACTGAAAGTCGCCC